GGTGGTTTGTGTCCGACAAATACAGATTCTGAAAATATGAATCTATCTGTTGAATTGATTTTGTTTCCAATTTCCATGGCCTGTTGCAGGGTATCCCCCTTTGTAGATACACGCCGCGGCGTGTATTTACAAAGGGGGTGTAAATGGGCACTGGAAATAATCAAAATCATAAACAAGAAGAATTTGTTGGTCACATCAGGAGAAACTACCATACATGGGCAGGTCTTTTTCACCTTCATAATCCGGGTTTTTTTAGTTGGATGTTATAATATGTTATAACATATTCAATGTTTTTGTGCCTGCTGCAGGATAATTCCCCTTTGTAGATACACGTCCATATTTGTCTCTACAAAGAAGGTTGCTGCCTGCCATTGTATCACAAAAAAATAAAAAATAAGGAAGAAACAGACGTATTTCTACTTCATTATTCATAATATTTTTTTCTATATTTGTTTATGAAGTGAGACAATAATTTTAAATTTATGGAAGACCATGTCAAACAGTCAACAGATTATTAAAGACGATCAAGGGAATAAAATAGGGGTATTTTTACCTATTAAAGAATATGAAAGAATACTTGATCAACTTGAAGAATTAGAAGACATAAAAGCCTACGATGAATATAAATCTTTGGAGGAAGAATCCATTCCATTGCGGGATGCAATAAAGCAAAGAAAACAGCAGAATGGCTAAATACACTGTATTTATTACCAAAACAGTCCGCAAACATTTAGCAAAACTCCCCAATGAAGTAGCTGATCGGTTGGAAGAAAAGATGCTTTAACTCGAAGACAATCCCAGACCCAGGGAAGCTAAGAAACTTAAAGGGCGTGATGCCTATAGGATTAGAGTGGTGATTACAGGTTCATTTATATTATTAAGGATAAAATGCTTGTTATAACCATCATTAAGATCGGTCATCGAAAAAATATTTATAAATAGTCATTATCTTATCGTTATATTGAATTATTTGATTCTAAGATTGGAGTCTCACTCACTTACCACACAGAAAGTGGTGATTAGTTTTTAAGGTGCTGGATAATAATCACTTTTGCTTTAGTCAAGTTGTTGGAAGTTGTAAAAGAGTTGTAAAAAATAATACAGTTTACTCTTGGTTTTTCTTTGTAAACTGTCCAGGATCAATAAGCGGTAAATGTGCATTGTGAAGGAAGGTTCCGCTGAAATTAGCAAACATGACACCCCGGGTAGTTGAAATGGATACAGTATTTAAATCTGTGAGCATCTCTTTTGGGAAATCAACTGTTTTATTTTCATAATCAGCAAATTCTTCAAGGTTTTTTACTTCATAGTTACAAGCCACTTTTATAGAGCCTAAGAGAGTTGCATTATCTTCGTGAAGCACACTTACAGAAGTGATGGCAGATACAAGTTGCTTCTTCATGTTGATTTTGTGTTCTATATTAATATTAAAGTGGTATTGTTTAATTTCACTCTGTGGCCTTTTTTCATAGTAAAGATGAATGTCTAATAATTCAATTCCTGTTAATTTGTATTCTGTGGTTGGATAATTTGTCGAATTGGTCATATTCAATTAAATTAACAATTGTGTGCTCCCATGTTCAATAAAAAGAAGCCTGATTCAGTTTGAAGTTCTTCCATTATAGATTCCCTTGTTCCTGCTTCTGAACTCACTGTAACGGTGTTTTGCTGAATAACGATTGCTTTAGATTCTTCTCGAAAGTTGATTAATTGAATGCCTAATACTTCTTCGAGGTCAGACAATGTATCTATAGTGAAATTATGAGTACCGCTTAAATATTTGGAAATCTCTGATGGCTTCTTTTCCAAAGCTTCAGCCAAATCTTTATTTTTCCAGCCCTTTGCTCTCTTGGCTTCATCGATTCTGGTTGCCAGCATCATTCTTTTTTCAGTTCTTTTGTATACCTTCTCATCTGTCTCGTCCATTAATTCGTCTAAAGCTGGACTTGTATAATCTTCTGCTTTCTTTTTCTTAATCATAATTTTCAGGTTTAAAGTCAAGATTGCCTAATAAATCCGTATAATCTTCAGAAAATTCTATTTCATCTTCCTGCATTCTTTTTCGGATGTCTTTTGCTATTTGTCTTAAAAAATAATTTTCTTCTTTAAGTTTCGAGTCTTCTTGCAATGTTTGGGTGGTTTTTTCGCCGCCACCTCCTAAGATGATTAAGGTCTTTCCATAACGAATACAATACAATCTTAGATTTTTACCCGGGTGATCATATAAGGCGCAAACTCCGTCTCCCGGTTCTCCTTCATTGAGTTTGAAAAATTGTTCCCTGGCTCCGGTTTTATGACCTATAATTTTAATACGGTTAATAATGTCTTTTAGTTCACTCTTAAATGAAAATTTATTTTCGTTTATAAACCGGTCAAGCATCGTTTTTTCTTCATCTAAAAGAAAGACAGAATAAATGGAGGTTTTATTCCCGCTTAATTTTTTTTCTTTTACCAATTTATAATGTTTCATTTAAGATTGCCTCAAATGTAATGAAAAATTTAACTTAAAAGTTAAATTTGAGTTTTTGTTTTGTAGAATTTAAAAATACAAATTTTTCAGAAGTTTTGTTTCCCTACTATCAGTCTTTACTTTCCCACACAAAAGTGCTTAAATATATTCCCCAGCACCTCGTCCGTGGTTATTTCTCCCGTTATCTCACCGAGATAGTGGATCACCTGGCGGACGTCCATGACGAACAGGTCTGAGGAAAGGCCGGATTCCATGCCTTCGCGGGCGCGCTGGAGGGCATCGTATGCATTTTTTAAAGCTTCGTAGTGGCGTACGTTGGTAACCATGATCTCATTCTGATTCAGCGGGGAGTAGTTTACCGAGTTGAGCAGCTTGCTGGTAAGCTTATCAATGTTGGTGCCCTGTTTGGCTGAAATGCGCAGCAATTCATCCTCCGTATGGATTACCTTTCGAATGGCTTTTTCTATATCTACCACTTCATCTTCTGTGGTAACCTGATCTACTTTATTAAGTAGAATCATCAATTTTTTTGACGTTCCTTTGATCCGTTCTTCTACCTTTTTGATGGTTTCTACTACGGTTTCGGTTGGTTGCGTGGCATCAACCAGCAGTAGAACAATCTGTGCCTTGTC
This genomic window from Bacteroidales bacterium contains:
- a CDS encoding helix-turn-helix transcriptional regulator, producing the protein MIKKKKAEDYTSPALDELMDETDEKVYKRTEKRMMLATRIDEAKRAKGWKNKDLAEALEKKPSEISKYLSGTHNFTIDTLSDLEEVLGIQLINFREESKAIVIQQNTVTVSSEAGTRESIMEELQTESGFFLLNMGAHNC